From Acomys russatus chromosome 25, mAcoRus1.1, whole genome shotgun sequence, a single genomic window includes:
- the Irf1 gene encoding interferon regulatory factor 1, giving the protein MPITRMRMRPWLEMQINSNQIPGLTWINKEEMIFQIPWKHAAKHGWDINKDACLFRSWAIHTGRYKAGEKEPDPKTWKANFRCAMNSLPDIEEVKDQSRNKGSSAVRVYRMLPPLTKNQRKERKSKSSRDTKSKTKRKLCGDASPDTFSDGLSSSTLPDDHNSYTTQGYLGQELDVDRDLNPALSPCVVSSSLPDWHNIQMDIVPDSTSDLYNLQVSPMPSTSEAATDEDEEGKLPEDIMKLFEQSEWQPTNVDGKGYLLNEPGAQPSSVYGDFSCKEEPEIDSPGGDIGMGIQCVFTDLKSMDALWMDNTLPPTVRLPPIQAIPCAP; this is encoded by the exons ATGCCTATCACTCGGATGCGAATGAGACCCTGGTTGGAGATGCAGATTAATTCCAACCAAATTCCAGGTCTGACCTGGATTAATAAA GAAGAGATGATCTTCCAGATTCCATGGAAACATGCTGCCAAGCACGGCTGGGACATCAACAAGGATGCCTGTCTGTTCCGGAGCTGGGCCATTCACACAG GCCGATACAAAGCAGGGGAAAAGGAGCCAGATCCCAAGACGTGGAAGGCGAACTTCCGTTGTGCCATGAACTCCCTGCCAGACATCGAGGAAGTGAAGGACCAGAGCCGGAACAAGGGCAGCTCTGCTGTGCGGGTGTACCGCATGCTGCCACCCCTCACCAAGAACCAGAGGAAAG AGAGAAAGTCCAAGTCCAGTCGAGACACTAAGAGCAAGACCAAGAGAAAG CTGTGTGGAGATGCTAGCCCTGACACCTTCTCCGATGGCCTCAGCAGCTCCACTCTGCCTGATGACCACAACAGTTACACCACTCAAGGCTACTTGGGTCAGGAGTTGGACGTAGACCGGGACCTTAATCCAG CGCTGTCACCATGTGTCGTCAGCAGCAGTCTCCCCGACTGGCATAATATACAGATGGACATTGTACCAGACAGTACCAGTGATCTGTATAACTTGCAGGTGTCACCCATGCCCTCCACCTCCGAAG CTGCAAcagatgaggatgaggaagggaagcTGCCAGAGGACATCATGAAG CTCTTTGAGCAGTCCGAGTGGCAGCCGACAAACGTGGATGGCAAAGGATACCTGCTGAACGAGCCAGGAGCCCAGCCCTCTTCTGTGTATGGAGACTTTAGCTGCAAGGAGGAACCAGAGATAGACAGCCCTGGAG GGGACATTGGAATGGGCATACAGTGTGTCTTCACGGATCTGAAGAGTATGGACGCCCTCTGGATGGACAACACGCTGCCCCCCACCGTCAGGCTGCCCCCAATTCAGGCCATTCCTTGCGCACCATAG